In Mangifera indica cultivar Alphonso chromosome 7, CATAS_Mindica_2.1, whole genome shotgun sequence, the genomic window AAAGCCAGTTAAGTTGGGTTGCTGCACATGCACTTATTAATGAGAGGACTATATAAAATGGTGgaataaaatttagattttgattattaattacaaGATTATAAAGCTCATTTAAGTCTTTCGCTGTAGTCCCATATCTGTACCTGTTCCATGCGTACAGTTTTTGCTTCGGATTTGGTCAGTTTATGGAATGCTATAATTGAGATCTTTTCTCTTAAGTTGTGTTCCTGAAACTGCATTCACCTGtttggaattaaaatttttgcagtaatttaatatttttataaggccaaaggactatttcctacttaaactatattgaattttcaaagtttcttttgttaactttgaaaatctcatttatccacttaTGAAtgtttaaatctgttaattttaagggtaaaattgttattttatatttaatattaaaaataaacttaaatatgatttgatttctctccctaaatttataaaactaacttttctctcttaagtcaagtttgaaaagatcacatttccccccttagggtttagtttccaaacttattcactttctccggcgccatcgtTGGCCGTCTCTCTCTCCCGACAGTTTATTTTCCACCGACGGCCTGTCTCAATCCACCCTAACTCATCTGGCGTCGAGAGACGTTGTTTGGAAAGAGAAATTGTCTTCctatcgatctcgtcttcgtcgttggggaagacaatttctcttctcagacttcgatctcgtctttgtcttttgggaagacgatttctctcgGCGttggatgggttggggtggagttgaggctTGTTgttggtggaagagaaaccgttgggagggagagataaTCGGCGATGACGCTGGAGAAAATGAACgagttttgaaactaaaccctagggggggaatgcgatctttttaaacttagtttagggaataaaatattagtttttaaacttttaggagggaaaatgagattaaattttcagaggttaaggtttcgttaaatttaaccagtcatgggtaggtaaatggtattttcaaaattaatggggAGAATttagcatagtttgggtgggaaatatcctttggcctttttataaCATCCACCAATGCCAATgcataaattcataatatatgtGGTATTTGGTTCATTTTTGTACTGGAATCTTGATTTAGTGCTTGCATCGATGTGAATCCAAAAGAAGGTGAAAGAAATGCTGTTTGAAAATTCAGGGACGGGAAACACTCAATTTTTAGTATCTTTTAGTTTTGTTGTACGGGTCTGGTTGATACTTAAGCATGGGCTATGGTGGTGCTAAACTGCTATTTATGAAGCTTCTTTTACCTTGAAGCAAATCAGGGTCTTTAGAATATTATTACACCATTATTTAATTCACTCTTGTCAACATCCTACTCTTGATCTGTTCATTATTGTTTTAGAATTTGGAATCCACCATTAGGATTTACCAATCATGGTTATTTTTCCTGTGTAATCAACACTGTTTCTCCTGAGGCAGAGTTGTTTTGTCTTTTGACTAGATCAAGAATCTTTTTATGTTCATAGGAAAAATATGTTATTCATTAGGCACTGCTACAAAACAAGGTTCTTGATCCATATTGTTTTTGCAAGTGCCTTGTGAACatgttttcattaatattttgtatCCAGCTTTTATTCTATTGCATCTGTTTGAAATATCTGGAAATTTGTGTGATGCTTTGTTTCCTTGAAGGTTTTTATATACTAACAAAGATTGTTGATGTGAAAACTTAATAGAGGAAAATGATCGAAAGGAGAAAAGAAGTTTCGGGCATTACTTGTTTGAGAAGAGAACACCAACTTTGTTTTGGGAAggtattttagaaaacattATTATCTTTAGGGAATCTTTTGACATGACAGAAGGAAGGAGATATAGGTGATATATATCTCAAGGacgttaaattttcaaaaatggaaggCTGATTATTGTCCTTGTAGAATATAATAACATCTTTAAAGTATTCTTCTACAATAAAGAAGCACCCAGCTGGCGTCCAAGTCTTAGCCATCTTACAAGTGGAATGCAGAATCGATTCTCCCAGCACTTGCAGGCTTGGAATCTCATTCTTCCCTAGCTAGATAAAATTGTTCACATgctcattacaaaatattacttcCACAGGACTcttgtcaatttttaattattctttttcaagTTTCGCCCTCTGAAGCAAACTAACCAAACATCAGCAACATGTTCAGATTGATCATCAATTCTTAAACCCTTTTACATTATCCTACATGCATTCGGATTTTCATCGCTAAATATTGATGTGATGTTTCCATTGTTGTTGTGGTAACCATTGTTGCTATGATAATCTTCATTGTAGTGGTTCAACTGGCTGTAGTGTGCATATCTTGGTGGTGACCTGACATATTCATATTCTGTGACATAAGGTGATGGCCTGTAAGTGTTGTAACTGTGAGTGACATAGATGGGCTGTGGACCTTGGGGTGCAACTTGTTGTAATCCCTGGTCATTTGTGTATCTGTTCCAGGAGCCACTGTAACTGGGTGCGTAGCCATATCTGTAGGCGTAGTTAGGAGGATGGTGATGTATAACATGAACTTCTCCAATGTCTTTTGGCCCAGAGGGACCTGCTTGTTGGTTGGCATTGGTTTCAGCTGCAATGGGTGAAGGTGTCACGTCTGGTGGTGGATTTTGTGGAGGTGGCGGATTCCCAGTTGGAGGTGGTGGGTTTtcaggtggtggtggtggttgttGCTCGTTTGGTGGTTTAGGTGGTTGTGCTGCTTCTGGTGGTGGACCTCCACCCTCCGGTGGGGGTGGGGGAGGGTTTGCTGCTTCAGGGGGTGGTCCTCCACCACCACCCTCTTGTGGTTGCTGGCTAGGATCCGTTGCTTCTGAATGGGAACATATTGTCGCAATCTTTCTAGTCTTCTTTATAGCTTTCATTATTCTTTCAGGGTCTGCCCACCCGATTATCGTCAATTTTTGTTGGGGAAAGTCGATATAGAGATCATATATGCCTAGAAACAGAAATGaacttttataaatttgtttccATGTCAATGTTGCAGTAAcagattgaaaaatattaaagagaaaTAGTTGCAACTTACCATTGATGCCATGTAAAGCCTTCTTGATCTTCTGCACACACCCATTGCAGTCCATTCGAAGCTGTATCTCGAGGACTTTAGGTTTCTGCATTTGAAGAGGTAATAAAAATGGTTATACCGATGTGCAATGTATGAATAAACATTGAAATCTCCATCTACGGTAGGCAGTGTACCTCTAACTCCGGAACCATTAGGAAATCGGAGGAAAATTGGAGAAAACCGAGAGAAATTTTTCCGTCTGGGATGGAAATGGTGGAGAGTGAGAATGAAGAATCAATAGGTGGCATTTATTTGTATTCGGGAAAGGAATATTTGAAAGGCAAAACAGTGTGGGACATGTAAGGAATCTCTTTTTGTCAAGGCGAAATAGAAATGAAGCGAGATAATAGTGCTGCTTGATTAGCTTTGAGAAGTCATTATCAAATCTCGAAGGGGTAAATATAGGAGAGGTGGTTAAAGAGAGCGTAGAGGTGGATTCGATTAGAGccaaattaaatctataatgtttagtttgaattaatatataatattatcagataaaaagttattaaaaagataaacaatatcataataataataatatattgacgacgaaataaacaaatatcatCAGATAGATAAATGAGTTGACTTCGATCGAAACTATCGAATTGAAACTTTAATTCAAGATTAACTTATTTGAGTTGAGCTAAACTACTCTGTATTGGATCCACTGCTAACAGAGTGGTTAGTGTGGTTGGTATGGACCTTGAAAATGGCGTGGCAAAGGGAATTGCTTTTGCATAGACATGGCCATTTATGATTGAGAGAGATGTGTATGCAGCTTTGGATATTCAAAACCGACCatgaaaaagggaaattaaaagtGAAGTACAGATGaaagttgtttttgttaaatacaTTCATGGCTTTATTATCAGCATTGAAAAGAGTCAAAAGTAGCTTTTTAGGGAGTAAGGATATCCACTGTTGGAGAATCCTTTTGTCACAAGTAACACTTTACcaattaaaaatgacaaaaatttcttcttcatttgtgCTGGAAAGCATAGCCCATCTTTCGTTTTTGCCATAAAGTTCGATGGAAGGTTTAAGGGAAgattctttttttcatttgtttgacAGATCTTTAGGAGCTTTACCTTGTGATTGTGACACAATCCACACTTTGATGACTTTTAGGTTTTGGTGATACAAGAAAAAGAGCTaagtaaaaaaaagaattgatgtaaaagaagaaaaatcattgttggagaagaaaaatcattgtcggataa contains:
- the LOC123220517 gene encoding extensin-like codes for the protein MPPIDSSFSLSTISIPDGKISLGFLQFSSDFLMVPELEKPKVLEIQLRMDCNGCVQKIKKALHGINGIYDLYIDFPQQKLTIIGWADPERIMKAIKKTRKIATICSHSEATDPSQQPQEGGGGGPPPEAANPPPPPPEGGGPPPEAAQPPKPPNEQQPPPPPENPPPPTGNPPPPQNPPPDVTPSPIAAETNANQQAGPSGPKDIGEVHVIHHHPPNYAYRYGYAPSYSGSWNRYTNDQGLQQVAPQGPQPIYVTHSYNTYRPSPYVTEYEYVRSPPRYAHYSQLNHYNEDYHSNNGYHNNNGNITSIFSDENPNACRIM